In the genome of Halostella limicola, one region contains:
- a CDS encoding enoyl-CoA hydratase/isomerase family protein translates to MTDVGDDCETVRVRVGDEAEGVATVVIDRPDARNALNAQVRSELKTVLPQLEADDARVVVLTGSEESGAFVAGADVKELRERDAVEQRRASERPRVYEVVDDLRMPVIARVNGHALGGGCELALACDVRIAHADAMLGQPEITLGIMPGGGATQRLPRIVGEGQAMRLILSGELIDAEEAADIGLADEVHGDDDFDERVYDLAETMAGHSPIALEHAKQAVQAASRMDLRNGIEYEAELFAQLFATEDKNEGIDAFLEDREPEWRGK, encoded by the coding sequence ATGACCGACGTCGGCGACGACTGCGAGACGGTCCGAGTGCGGGTCGGCGACGAGGCCGAGGGCGTCGCGACGGTCGTCATCGACCGCCCGGACGCGCGCAACGCCCTGAACGCGCAGGTGCGGTCGGAGCTGAAGACCGTCCTCCCCCAACTGGAGGCCGACGACGCCCGGGTCGTCGTGCTGACGGGCTCCGAGGAGTCGGGCGCGTTCGTCGCCGGCGCGGACGTGAAGGAACTCCGCGAGCGCGACGCGGTGGAACAGCGGCGGGCGAGCGAGCGTCCGCGGGTGTACGAGGTCGTCGACGACCTGCGGATGCCCGTGATCGCCCGCGTCAACGGCCACGCGCTCGGCGGCGGGTGCGAGCTCGCGCTGGCCTGCGACGTGCGGATCGCTCACGCCGACGCGATGCTCGGGCAGCCGGAGATCACGCTCGGCATCATGCCCGGCGGCGGCGCGACCCAGCGACTTCCCCGGATCGTCGGCGAGGGGCAGGCGATGCGCCTGATCCTCTCGGGCGAACTGATCGACGCCGAGGAGGCGGCCGACATCGGCCTCGCCGACGAGGTGCACGGCGACGACGACTTCGACGAGCGGGTGTACGACCTCGCGGAGACGATGGCGGGTCACAGCCCGATCGCGCTCGAACACGCGAAACAGGCCGTACAGGCCGCGTCTCGGATGGATCTCCGGAACGGCATCGAGTACGAGGCGGAGCTGTTCGCCCAGCTGTTCGCCACCGAGGACAAGAACGAGGGCATCGACGCGTTTCTCGAAGACCGCGAACCGGAGTGGCGCGGCAAGTAA
- a CDS encoding DUF7344 domain-containing protein, whose amino-acid sequence MSGRTIDLAAWSAAADDADRLFAALESPRRHDAIAELARRDTPADLSDLASTLAGSSDHPDEERVAIRLWHVDLPKLADLGLVTLDYEARTAELTPDGRRAASVAARPGTVQ is encoded by the coding sequence ATGAGCGGTCGGACGATCGACCTCGCCGCCTGGTCCGCCGCGGCGGACGACGCGGACCGCCTGTTCGCCGCGCTGGAGTCCCCGCGCCGTCACGACGCCATCGCGGAACTCGCGCGGCGCGACACGCCGGCGGACCTCTCGGACCTGGCGTCGACGCTCGCCGGGTCCTCCGACCACCCCGACGAGGAGCGGGTGGCCATCCGCCTGTGGCACGTCGACCTCCCGAAGCTCGCCGACCTCGGCCTCGTCACGCTCGACTACGAGGCCCGTACCGCGGAGCTGACCCCCGACGGTCGGCGGGCGGCATCGGTCGCTGCACGGCCCGGGACCGTTCAGTAG
- a CDS encoding DUF2391 domain-containing protein, translated as MTDGDETPSPDIDDLLDELEDLEESVDSASERAQVRETMRLARRVDTGSGVFGKVVKGFDRGDVAEALVGSVVFGIPMLVEGGTLEVGAFIATHAGYYLATLAFGVALVIGILYVAEIQDVRVHNPLFGVIPRRLVGVLGVAFSTALAMMTAWGRVDWGEPTVAFSQVTVCFVAMAIGAALGDILPEG; from the coding sequence ATGACCGACGGCGACGAGACGCCTTCGCCCGACATCGACGACCTGCTCGACGAACTCGAGGACTTGGAGGAATCGGTCGACTCGGCGTCGGAGCGAGCGCAGGTCCGGGAGACGATGCGGCTGGCCCGGCGGGTCGACACCGGGTCGGGCGTCTTCGGCAAGGTCGTCAAGGGATTCGACCGCGGCGACGTGGCCGAGGCGCTCGTCGGGAGCGTCGTCTTCGGGATCCCGATGCTCGTCGAGGGCGGGACGCTGGAAGTCGGCGCATTCATCGCGACCCACGCGGGCTACTACCTCGCGACGCTCGCGTTCGGCGTCGCGCTGGTGATCGGCATTCTCTACGTCGCGGAGATACAGGACGTACGGGTTCACAACCCGCTGTTCGGCGTGATCCCGCGCCGCCTCGTCGGCGTCCTCGGCGTCGCCTTCAGCACGGCGCTGGCGATGATGACCGCCTGGGGCCGCGTCGACTGGGGGGAGCCGACGGTCGCGTTCTCGCAGGTGACCGTCTGTTTCGTCGCGATGGCGATCGGCGCCGCGCTCGGCGACATCCTCCCCGAGGGTTAG
- a CDS encoding DUF7289 family protein — MTGNSRNRAQASVVAVVLLVGVVSIGTLGVLLFGGAVVDQQKDAAEEERVEQSFRVLDSNVERVAAGEYDDRATVDLDVGGTDGAVRRGDTGRVVIRTSDRGELVNRSIGSIEYENGGHSVAYQNGGVWRGTGNDTTMISRPDLTYDVSRYDENPTLTVPIVDLQGDRRLSSGELTLGNEGSTSRIENTSVVEGELVTLDVRSEYYVGWAEYFRSVTTEDAVDVDHANRTTSVELRSPTAQEPVRGGVVSGGSGSELNIGQDDTLIDSYNSSEGPYVDGDNDARVILGGDLTMKQNARVEGDVVVGEDATFKQTAFVDGNLSYGDTLDAQSDDSHWNGTVDDEVNVSSHTAVDVLIDQRRERLSDPANNSNDAAADISGGQLTDCDPECRLESGSYVLDEIDLEAGDELVFDTADGDIDLVVNDSVDLAAGGGGDDGATIRVTDESNRVDVYVDGESGDNLNLKGGTDVTVPNDRSTALWFYMNPDSTVNFKQDTQFVGVVYGPGPGGSPGTTITMKQNAVVHGALVGEVDSLEQNTTVHYDEALAATDPVDYGHAVPRLTFLYVTVHEVSVEAE; from the coding sequence ATGACCGGAAACTCTCGGAACCGCGCTCAGGCGTCCGTTGTCGCCGTCGTTCTCCTCGTCGGCGTCGTCAGCATCGGCACGCTCGGGGTTCTGTTGTTCGGCGGGGCCGTGGTCGACCAGCAGAAAGACGCCGCGGAGGAGGAGCGCGTCGAGCAGTCGTTCAGGGTGCTCGACAGCAACGTCGAAAGGGTCGCCGCGGGCGAGTACGACGACAGGGCGACCGTCGACCTCGACGTCGGGGGGACCGACGGCGCCGTCCGGCGTGGCGACACCGGTCGGGTCGTCATCCGGACGAGCGACCGCGGCGAACTCGTCAACCGGTCTATCGGGTCCATCGAGTACGAGAACGGGGGCCACAGCGTCGCCTACCAGAACGGCGGAGTCTGGCGCGGAACGGGCAACGACACGACGATGATCAGTCGCCCGGACCTCACCTACGACGTGTCCCGGTACGACGAGAACCCGACGCTGACCGTCCCGATCGTCGACCTGCAGGGCGACAGGCGGCTCTCGTCCGGGGAACTGACGCTCGGCAACGAGGGGTCGACCTCCAGGATCGAGAACACCTCGGTGGTCGAGGGCGAGCTCGTCACGCTCGACGTCCGGAGCGAGTACTACGTCGGCTGGGCGGAGTACTTCCGGTCGGTGACGACCGAGGACGCGGTCGACGTCGACCACGCGAACCGGACGACGTCCGTCGAACTCCGCTCGCCGACCGCGCAAGAGCCGGTTCGAGGCGGGGTCGTCTCCGGCGGGTCAGGGAGCGAACTGAACATCGGCCAGGACGACACCCTCATCGACAGCTACAACTCCAGCGAGGGGCCGTACGTCGACGGAGACAACGACGCCCGGGTGATCCTCGGCGGCGACCTCACGATGAAGCAGAACGCTCGCGTCGAGGGCGACGTGGTCGTGGGCGAGGACGCGACGTTCAAGCAGACGGCGTTCGTCGACGGGAACCTCTCCTACGGCGACACCCTCGACGCACAGAGCGACGACAGCCACTGGAACGGGACCGTCGACGACGAGGTGAACGTCTCCTCGCACACGGCAGTCGACGTCCTGATCGACCAGCGACGCGAGCGGCTGTCGGACCCCGCGAACAACAGCAACGACGCCGCGGCCGACATCTCCGGGGGGCAACTGACGGACTGTGACCCCGAGTGCCGACTGGAGAGCGGCTCGTACGTCCTCGACGAGATCGACCTCGAAGCGGGCGATGAACTCGTGTTCGACACCGCGGACGGCGACATCGACCTCGTCGTCAACGACAGCGTCGACCTCGCCGCCGGCGGGGGCGGCGACGACGGCGCGACGATCCGCGTCACAGACGAGTCGAACCGGGTGGACGTGTACGTCGACGGGGAGAGCGGCGACAACCTGAACCTGAAGGGCGGAACCGACGTCACGGTGCCCAACGACCGCTCTACTGCGCTGTGGTTCTACATGAATCCCGACTCGACGGTGAACTTCAAGCAGGATACCCAGTTCGTCGGCGTGGTGTACGGCCCGGGTCCCGGTGGGAGTCCGGGGACGACGATCACGATGAAGCAAAACGCCGTCGTCCACGGCGCGTTAGTGGGCGAGGTCGACTCGCTGGAACAGAACACGACCGTCCACTACGACGAGGCCCTCGCCGCGACGGACCCCGTCGACTACGGTCACGCGGTGCCGCGCCTCACCTTCCTCTACGTCACGGTCCACGAGGTCTCCGTCGAAGCCGAATGA
- a CDS encoding DUF7289 family protein, with amino-acid sequence MTFDRRRAQSTVLAVVLLVGVVGTMSIGLVLMANASIENTQQAAEDDRIEQAFLSLDGHVDAVARSDNGTTRSVDLELSGNEGAVRKEGTGRIVVNTSNRSSPVIDQPLGAIEYESGETTLAYQAGAVWRNSGNDTTMVSRPDLDYRGRNTLTLPITSFEGDEHLSGGEVTIRKNRTVSPLSEVTFVEGETVTINITSQYYVGWEQYFRENVNDVAIQSVDHDENRVIVQLGQRELDGNFETGVVAAGDVDTGNGGGPNAPLQSEVITTGTFSGDISCSSGSGDDCVTEGASVDMMALDGAIQQRLRTASGNASIETTIPSTGATLDAGTYYVDDDIYLDGSELELDLEDGNVTLLVNGSLALENGNIRVTNGDASDSYARVYTNGDMAMSNGNAAVTVEDDNPGRFQMYGTSEFQFAMGQSNNPGFQGVIYAPRDDPASGQNDAVDEYGLSSASCDDPTKDICIGSGSGTVSGSIIGGPMELHQSTTFEYDSQVRNIEPRLPDTGVVPPPITYLHASVHEVDIESAD; translated from the coding sequence GTGACGTTCGACCGCCGCCGCGCACAGAGCACGGTGCTCGCCGTCGTCCTGCTGGTCGGCGTCGTCGGGACCATGTCGATCGGCCTCGTGCTGATGGCGAACGCCTCCATCGAGAACACCCAGCAGGCGGCGGAGGACGACCGCATCGAGCAGGCGTTCCTCTCGCTCGACGGCCACGTCGACGCCGTCGCCCGGAGCGACAACGGGACCACGCGGTCCGTCGACCTCGAACTCTCCGGGAACGAGGGGGCCGTCCGCAAGGAGGGGACCGGCAGGATCGTCGTGAACACGAGCAACCGGTCCTCCCCAGTGATCGACCAGCCGCTCGGGGCCATCGAGTACGAGAGCGGCGAGACGACGCTCGCCTATCAGGCGGGTGCCGTCTGGCGAAACAGCGGCAACGACACGACGATGGTGTCCCGACCGGACCTCGATTACCGCGGCCGAAACACGTTGACGCTTCCGATCACGAGCTTCGAGGGCGATGAGCACCTCTCGGGCGGCGAAGTGACGATCCGGAAGAACCGCACCGTCTCGCCGCTTTCCGAAGTCACCTTCGTAGAGGGAGAGACGGTCACTATCAACATCACTAGCCAGTACTACGTCGGCTGGGAGCAGTACTTCCGCGAGAACGTCAACGACGTCGCGATCCAGAGCGTGGATCACGACGAGAACCGCGTCATCGTCCAGCTCGGGCAACGCGAACTGGACGGGAACTTCGAAACCGGCGTCGTCGCGGCCGGTGACGTCGACACCGGAAACGGGGGCGGTCCGAACGCTCCTCTCCAGTCCGAAGTTATCACGACGGGAACGTTCTCCGGCGATATCTCCTGCTCCAGCGGTAGCGGAGACGATTGCGTGACTGAAGGTGCGTCAGTCGACATGATGGCTCTGGATGGGGCGATCCAGCAACGGCTCCGAACCGCGAGCGGGAACGCTTCGATCGAGACGACGATTCCTTCCACCGGAGCGACACTCGATGCTGGAACGTACTACGTTGACGACGATATCTACCTGGACGGCAGTGAACTCGAACTCGATCTGGAAGACGGGAACGTCACACTCCTCGTGAATGGGAGCCTCGCGCTTGAGAACGGTAATATCCGGGTCACGAACGGCGACGCGTCTGATTCGTACGCTCGCGTCTATACGAACGGTGATATGGCGATGTCCAACGGGAACGCCGCTGTCACGGTCGAAGACGATAACCCGGGTCGGTTCCAGATGTACGGAACCTCGGAGTTTCAGTTCGCTATGGGGCAGTCTAACAACCCCGGATTCCAGGGTGTGATCTACGCCCCGAGAGACGACCCGGCGAGCGGCCAGAACGATGCGGTCGACGAATACGGCCTCTCCTCGGCGTCTTGTGACGATCCGACGAAAGATATCTGCATCGGTTCGGGTAGCGGTACCGTCTCCGGTAGTATCATCGGCGGCCCGATGGAACTCCACCAGTCGACGACCTTCGAGTACGACAGCCAGGTCCGAAATATCGAACCGCGGTTACCTGACACGGGCGTCGTCCCGCCGCCGATCACCTACCTCCACGCTTCGGTCCACGAAGTCGACATCGAGAGCGCGGACTGA
- a CDS encoding zinc ribbon domain-containing protein has protein sequence MTGIAGVGAYAPRFRVTAEAFEDAWGRFDASGVERKAVPDADEDALTMAYEAAIRALDAADVDAAAVDALAFATTTPPLEETDLTARLGAMLGVGETAVRRSFSDSTRAGTQALSIAFDAAARGDVTLAVASDCPTGHPDSAEEHAAGAGAAAFVVADDGPATLRDRAEYATPAPGTRFRRRGSEDVEGLDVTEYDRTTFREALSGAVGALDADPEPDAAAVQAPNGALPYRAAGDLGVDSETIHACATVQDLGDTGAASVPLSLARALADGGETVLAASYGSGAGADALVVDAPAAVPADLALDGEAELSYSAYLRRRGDITGGPPAGGGAYVSVPSWRRTIDQRYRLVAGKCPECGELTIPPEGACNGCHALVEFERMPLPGTGTVEGATTIGSGGAPPEFADQAARSGEFSVAVVAFDGPDGEQSVSLPAQVVGTGTDDASVGDRVEATIRRIYEQEGVPRYGTKVLPITNS, from the coding sequence ATGACCGGCATCGCCGGCGTCGGGGCGTACGCCCCCCGGTTCCGCGTCACCGCCGAGGCGTTCGAGGATGCGTGGGGCCGGTTCGACGCGAGCGGCGTCGAGCGGAAGGCCGTCCCGGACGCCGACGAGGACGCGCTCACGATGGCCTACGAGGCGGCGATCCGCGCCCTCGACGCGGCGGACGTCGACGCTGCCGCGGTCGACGCCCTCGCGTTCGCGACGACCACGCCGCCGCTGGAGGAGACGGACCTGACCGCCCGCCTCGGCGCGATGCTCGGCGTCGGCGAGACGGCGGTGCGGCGCTCTTTTTCGGACAGCACGCGGGCGGGCACACAGGCGCTCTCGATCGCGTTCGACGCCGCGGCGCGCGGCGACGTGACCCTCGCCGTGGCGAGCGACTGCCCGACGGGCCATCCCGACAGCGCGGAGGAACACGCGGCCGGCGCGGGTGCGGCCGCGTTCGTTGTCGCTGACGACGGCCCGGCGACGCTCCGGGACCGCGCGGAGTACGCGACCCCCGCACCGGGCACGCGCTTCCGGCGGCGCGGGAGCGAGGACGTCGAGGGGCTGGACGTGACGGAGTACGACCGGACGACGTTCCGCGAGGCGCTCTCGGGGGCCGTCGGCGCGCTTGACGCCGACCCGGAGCCGGACGCCGCGGCCGTGCAGGCCCCCAACGGCGCGCTCCCGTACCGCGCTGCCGGCGATCTGGGCGTCGACAGCGAGACGATCCACGCCTGCGCGACCGTTCAGGACCTCGGCGACACGGGCGCGGCGAGCGTCCCGCTCTCGCTCGCGCGAGCGCTCGCTGACGGTGGGGAGACGGTGCTCGCGGCGTCTTACGGGAGCGGCGCCGGCGCGGACGCCCTCGTCGTCGACGCGCCGGCGGCCGTCCCCGCCGACCTCGCACTCGACGGCGAGGCGGAGCTCTCCTATTCCGCCTACCTCCGCCGGCGCGGCGACATCACGGGCGGCCCGCCCGCAGGCGGCGGCGCGTACGTCAGCGTCCCGTCGTGGCGCAGAACGATCGACCAGCGCTACCGGCTGGTCGCCGGGAAGTGTCCCGAATGCGGCGAACTCACCATCCCGCCGGAGGGCGCGTGCAACGGCTGTCACGCGCTGGTCGAGTTCGAGCGGATGCCGCTGCCCGGAACGGGCACCGTCGAGGGCGCGACGACCATCGGGTCCGGCGGTGCGCCGCCGGAGTTCGCCGACCAGGCCGCCCGGTCCGGCGAGTTCTCGGTCGCCGTCGTCGCGTTCGACGGGCCGGACGGCGAGCAGTCGGTCAGCCTCCCGGCGCAGGTGGTCGGCACAGGCACAGACGACGCGTCGGTCGGCGACCGGGTCGAGGCGACGATCCGCCGGATCTACGAGCAGGAGGGCGTTCCGCGGTACGGGACGAAGGTTCTCCCGATCACCAATTCTTAA
- a CDS encoding 3-hydroxyacyl-CoA dehydrogenase family protein, which yields MNVGVLGSGTMGRGIAQVAAVAGHEVSMRDIEEAILSDAMESVESALEGGVERDKVDESEKAAALDRLSTTTDLAEAVADADIVVEAVPEEMDLKRETFAETEEHAPADAVIATNTSSLSVTAVASALEDPSRAVGTHFFNPPYVMDLVEVVVAETTSEATVEFAEEFAEGLGKEPIVVRDSAGFATSRLGVALGVEALRMLEEGVAGPHEIDRSMELGYNHPMGPIELTDVVGLDVRLDILEYLREELGERFRPPQILRRKVQAGKLGKKTGEGFYVWEDGEPVAPSGEYAAESGGADR from the coding sequence ATGAACGTCGGTGTACTTGGTTCCGGAACGATGGGTCGCGGTATCGCGCAAGTGGCGGCGGTCGCCGGTCACGAGGTGTCCATGCGCGACATCGAGGAAGCGATCCTCTCGGACGCGATGGAGAGCGTCGAGTCCGCGCTGGAGGGCGGCGTCGAGCGCGACAAGGTAGACGAGTCGGAGAAGGCGGCGGCGCTCGACCGCCTGTCGACGACCACCGACCTCGCCGAGGCGGTCGCGGACGCGGACATCGTCGTCGAGGCGGTGCCCGAGGAGATGGACCTGAAGCGGGAGACGTTCGCCGAGACGGAGGAGCACGCCCCCGCCGACGCCGTCATCGCGACCAACACCTCGTCGCTGTCGGTGACCGCGGTCGCGAGCGCGCTGGAGGACCCCTCGCGCGCCGTCGGGACGCACTTCTTCAACCCGCCGTACGTCATGGACCTGGTCGAGGTGGTCGTCGCGGAGACGACGAGCGAGGCGACCGTCGAGTTCGCCGAGGAGTTCGCGGAGGGCCTCGGCAAGGAGCCGATCGTCGTGCGCGACTCGGCCGGGTTCGCCACCTCGCGACTCGGCGTCGCGCTGGGCGTCGAGGCGCTCCGGATGCTGGAGGAAGGCGTCGCCGGCCCGCACGAGATCGACCGGTCGATGGAACTCGGCTACAACCACCCGATGGGGCCGATAGAACTCACCGACGTGGTCGGTCTCGACGTGCGGCTGGACATCCTGGAGTACCTCCGCGAGGAGCTCGGCGAGCGGTTCCGTCCGCCCCAGATCCTCCGGCGGAAAGTCCAGGCCGGCAAGCTCGGGAAGAAGACCGGCGAGGGCTTCTACGTCTGGGAGGACGGCGAACCGGTCGCGCCGTCCGGAGAATACGCCGCGGAAAGCGGGGGTGCGGACCGATGA
- the cysS gene encoding cysteine--tRNA ligase, whose protein sequence is MTVHVTNTLTGEKEPFEPQDPDSVLLYLCGLTVSDPAHVGHARAWTHTDVIHRWLEHEGYDVRHVENFTDVNEKITARVGEDGDSEADVAESYVAETLDDMRSLNLKRAAVYPRVSEHVPEIIDMVETLVEKGYAYEADGSVYFDVSEYPEYGKLSNQDVEEMEAQGAEDARSEKRNPADFALWKAGGLDADDVAEHRHDDAAAAEEAAETAQTWDSPWGEGRPGWHIECSAMSTTHLDDTIDIHVAGQDLVFPHNENEIAQSEAATGEQFARYWVHVRLLETAGEKMSSSLGNFATVEEMVAEEGANVVRTFLLSTAYHNRATFSEETLSEARDRWERLDRAYDRAVDAVDGVDARTKVADDDLRAAVAEARESFAAAMNDDFNTREALAALLELASAVNRHVDDRDSYDYRSLREAVEAFEEFGGDVLGLAFGDESASGDARLADEAIELVLDLREREREAGNYDRADELRDELEALGVTVEDSDDGPSFRR, encoded by the coding sequence ATGACCGTACACGTGACGAACACGCTGACGGGCGAGAAGGAGCCGTTCGAGCCGCAGGACCCCGACTCCGTTCTCCTCTACCTCTGCGGCCTGACGGTCTCCGACCCCGCCCACGTCGGTCACGCCCGCGCGTGGACGCACACCGACGTCATCCACCGCTGGCTTGAACACGAGGGCTACGACGTCCGCCACGTCGAGAACTTCACCGACGTGAACGAGAAGATCACTGCCCGCGTCGGCGAGGACGGCGACAGCGAGGCGGACGTCGCCGAGAGCTACGTCGCGGAGACGCTCGACGACATGCGCTCGCTCAACCTCAAGCGCGCGGCCGTCTACCCCCGCGTCTCGGAGCACGTGCCCGAGATCATCGACATGGTGGAGACGCTGGTCGAGAAGGGGTACGCCTACGAGGCCGACGGCTCGGTGTACTTCGACGTCAGCGAGTACCCGGAGTACGGCAAACTCTCGAACCAGGACGTCGAGGAGATGGAGGCGCAGGGGGCCGAGGACGCCCGCAGCGAGAAGCGCAACCCCGCGGACTTCGCGCTCTGGAAGGCCGGCGGCCTCGACGCCGACGACGTGGCCGAGCACCGCCACGACGACGCCGCGGCCGCCGAGGAGGCGGCCGAGACGGCCCAGACGTGGGACTCGCCGTGGGGCGAGGGCCGGCCGGGGTGGCACATCGAGTGCTCGGCCATGTCCACGACCCACCTCGACGACACCATCGACATCCATGTCGCGGGGCAGGATCTCGTCTTCCCGCACAACGAGAACGAGATCGCACAGAGCGAGGCGGCGACCGGCGAGCAGTTCGCCCGCTACTGGGTCCACGTCCGCCTGCTTGAGACCGCCGGCGAGAAGATGTCATCGTCGCTGGGCAACTTCGCCACCGTCGAGGAGATGGTCGCCGAGGAAGGGGCGAACGTCGTCCGCACCTTCCTGCTCTCGACGGCATACCACAACCGCGCGACGTTCTCCGAGGAGACGCTCTCGGAGGCCCGCGACCGGTGGGAGCGCCTCGACCGCGCGTACGACCGCGCTGTCGACGCCGTCGACGGCGTCGATGCCCGGACCAAGGTCGCCGACGACGACCTTCGGGCCGCCGTCGCCGAGGCCCGCGAGTCGTTCGCCGCGGCGATGAACGACGACTTCAACACCCGCGAGGCGCTCGCCGCCCTGCTGGAACTCGCGAGCGCCGTCAACCGCCACGTCGACGACCGCGACTCGTACGACTACCGCTCGCTCCGCGAGGCCGTCGAGGCGTTCGAGGAGTTCGGGGGCGACGTGCTCGGCCTCGCCTTCGGCGACGAGTCCGCGTCGGGCGACGCGCGCCTGGCCGACGAGGCGATCGAACTGGTACTCGACCTCCGCGAGCGGGAGCGCGAGGCCGGCAACTACGACCGCGCCGACGAGCTCCGGGACGAACTGGAGGCGCTCGGCGTCACCGTCGAGGACTCCGACGACGGGCCGTCGTTCCGACGCTGA
- a CDS encoding DUF6517 family protein: MTLSRRAFAAALSGTVVAGSGCLGFITGEEAQEFEASPATVNDAALEETDYQQSGDQESEEMEVTRTVEGGGQERDIKAVNYISQYERKISILGMEKRAAVFVAFTTPKVEILGKTFNPVGEMSNRELVQQVQGKYEGLSVGEEVDARETEMLGETVEISKFEGQADLDGTTVDVYVHVGQTDHDGDFVIPIGIYPQRIDDEEAVFTLLDGVEH, encoded by the coding sequence ATGACCCTGTCACGTCGAGCGTTCGCTGCTGCGCTGAGCGGGACCGTCGTCGCCGGTTCCGGCTGTCTCGGATTCATCACCGGCGAGGAGGCCCAGGAGTTCGAGGCCTCACCCGCTACCGTGAACGACGCCGCGCTGGAGGAGACCGACTACCAGCAGAGCGGCGATCAGGAGAGCGAGGAGATGGAAGTGACGCGGACGGTCGAGGGCGGGGGACAGGAGCGCGACATCAAAGCGGTCAACTACATCAGCCAGTACGAGCGCAAGATCTCGATCCTCGGCATGGAGAAGCGGGCCGCAGTGTTCGTCGCCTTCACCACCCCCAAGGTCGAGATCCTGGGGAAGACGTTCAACCCCGTCGGCGAGATGTCGAACAGGGAACTCGTTCAGCAGGTACAGGGCAAGTACGAGGGCCTCTCCGTCGGCGAGGAGGTCGACGCCCGTGAAACGGAGATGCTCGGCGAAACGGTCGAGATCTCGAAGTTCGAGGGGCAGGCGGACCTCGACGGCACCACGGTCGACGTGTACGTCCACGTCGGCCAGACGGACCACGACGGCGACTTCGTCATCCCCATCGGCATCTACCCCCAGCGGATCGACGACGAGGAGGCGGTGTTCACCCTGCTCGACGGCGTCGAGCACTAA
- a CDS encoding plastocyanin/azurin family copper-binding protein yields the protein MSPHDWRDAGGDASRRQVLKYAASTGAVAGFGGTAMAQDDGDASGEGQEDPVHPAFGFAALSDDVEPPVEVAQEVSMETEPREDRPNPEFYFDPTGLYVEPGDTVRFSANSPFHNVMAYHPGFAQTRRVPEETPPISSPMFAEGAYWLYTFDRPGVYDLYCGPHEFLGMVVRVVVGEASGPGAEPVPEPSFTGGGQAPTPGGGNESEGPGNATEAPGNASDGNESTAGEAPQGEQTLSPPAGLAASILRDDALAPENVVDAGTVAWDDIADENKEFSPGGE from the coding sequence ATGTCACCGCACGACTGGCGAGACGCCGGCGGCGACGCATCGCGACGCCAAGTTCTCAAGTACGCCGCGAGTACGGGTGCCGTCGCCGGGTTCGGAGGCACGGCGATGGCGCAGGACGACGGCGACGCGAGCGGCGAGGGTCAGGAGGACCCCGTCCACCCCGCGTTCGGGTTCGCGGCGCTCTCGGACGACGTGGAACCGCCCGTGGAGGTCGCACAGGAGGTCAGCATGGAGACCGAACCGCGCGAGGACCGCCCGAACCCGGAGTTCTACTTCGACCCGACCGGGCTGTACGTCGAACCCGGCGACACGGTGCGGTTCTCGGCGAACTCGCCGTTTCACAACGTGATGGCGTATCACCCCGGCTTCGCGCAGACCCGGCGCGTCCCGGAGGAGACGCCGCCGATATCGTCGCCGATGTTCGCCGAGGGCGCGTACTGGCTCTACACGTTCGACCGGCCGGGCGTGTACGACCTCTACTGCGGCCCGCACGAGTTCCTGGGAATGGTCGTCCGCGTCGTGGTCGGCGAGGCGTCGGGGCCGGGAGCCGAACCCGTGCCCGAGCCCTCGTTCACCGGGGGCGGACAGGCGCCAACGCCCGGCGGCGGAAACGAGTCCGAGGGTCCCGGCAACGCCACAGAAGCGCCCGGCAACGCGTCTGACGGCAACGAGTCCACCGCGGGCGAAGCCCCGCAGGGAGAACAAACGCTGTCGCCCCCGGCCGGTCTCGCCGCGTCTATCCTCCGGGACGACGCGCTCGCGCCGGAGAACGTGGTCGACGCGGGGACCGTCGCCTGGGACGACATCGCGGACGAGAACAAGGAGTTCTCACCCGGCGGCGAGTGA